AAGCTCGCACGGGTAAGCTACTCGCTGACATGAGAATTCATCGTGCTCTGGTATCGGTGTACGATAAAGAGGGTATCGTGCCTTTCGTGCGCCGGCTGCACGAACTTGGCGTTGAGATCGTCTCGACCGGGGGTACGGCGGCGTTGCTGAGAGACGAAGGCATCCCGCACGTTGAAGTCGAAAAGTACACCGGGTTTCCTGAAATGCTGTCAGGCCGCGTCAAAACGCTGCACCCGAAAGTGCACGGCGGTTTGCTTTACCTGCGCAATAACCCGGACCACCGGCGGGAGGTCGAGGCGAATGGGATTCCGCCTATCGACCTGATCCTGGTGAACCTTTACCCGTTCCAGGCGACCGTGGAACGCCCGGGCATCACCCGGGAAGAGGCCCTCGAAAAAATCGATATCGGCGGCCCGGCAATGCTGCGTAGCGCCGCCAAGAATTATCAGGACGTGACCGTGGTCACCGATCCGCGCGATTACGACGTGGTGCTGAAGCAAATGGAGGAGCACGACGGCGCCACGACGTTGAAACTGCGCGAACAGCTCGCCATCAAGGTTTTTCTTACCACCTCCAAGTATGACCAGGCCATTTCCGATTACCTCAATCGGGAACAGGAAACAGCCGGGTCGTTCCTCACCTCCGTGCCCCTGGAGAGCCGCTTACGGTACGGTGAAAACCCCCACCAGAACGCGTCGTTATACGGTCACTTCCAGGATTACTTCCAGAAGTTTCACGGCAAGGATCTCTCGTTCAACAACATCCTGGACATCAACGCCGCCGCCAACCTGATCGACGAATTCGTGGAACCGTCGGTTGCCATCCTGAAGCACACGAATCCGTGCGGTGTCGGTTCGGACCCGGATTTGCGCGAGGCGTGGATG
The Verrucomicrobiota bacterium DNA segment above includes these coding regions:
- the purH gene encoding bifunctional phosphoribosylaminoimidazolecarboxamide formyltransferase/IMP cyclohydrolase, which produces MRIHRALVSVYDKEGIVPFVRRLHELGVEIVSTGGTAALLRDEGIPHVEVEKYTGFPEMLSGRVKTLHPKVHGGLLYLRNNPDHRREVEANGIPPIDLILVNLYPFQATVERPGITREEALEKIDIGGPAMLRSAAKNYQDVTVVTDPRDYDVVLKQMEEHDGATTLKLREQLAIKVFLTTSKYDQAISDYLNREQETAGSFLTSVPLESRLRYGENPHQNASLYGHFQDYFQKFHGKDLSFNNILDINAAANLIDEFVEPSVAILKHTNPCGVGSDPDLREAWMKAFATDKQAPFGGIIIANRPVTEPLARAISEIFSEVIIAPDFESEARALLQKKKNLRLIRTRERDERVQSQPDIRSVLGGLLVQDRDNAKVQEPERQVVSARPPTADEMKAMLFGWRVVKHVKSNAIVYAGKDRTLGIGAGQMSRVDSSKIAIWKANEAGLSLKGSAVASDAFFPFPDSLIAAAEAGATAAIQPGGSVRDEEVIRAANDHDVAMVFTGIRHFRH